The Pogona vitticeps strain Pit_001003342236 chromosome 10, PviZW2.1, whole genome shotgun sequence nucleotide sequence AGCTCTTTTTCAGGGGGTGACCTGGGATGGTGCAGCGTGGCCAAGGTTTCACCGACTGGCTCCTCTCCTGGGAGAAAAATCAAACTTTCAACGTCTGGCTCTGCAACAAGATCCTTaaatcgccataagtcagaaccagCTACATGGCACGGAGCAGTGGCATCTCCTTTGCTTCCTGCATCCTCCGGGTGTTTGAAAAGACAAGACTtcccagaaggaaagggaaaaaaaaaggaaaagctgagCTTGGGATGGATTGATCCGGTAAAAGGAACCCAAGGCTTGAGTTTGTGTGGGCTTGGGGTGGAGGCTGGTAGACGTGGAAGCCACGTGAGAAGGAGGTGGCTTCTCCTCGTTTCCCCACCCCTTCCTGAAATGTTAGACCGCCTTCCAGATTTCTTCAGACTCAGGCTGGAACTGAGCCTCTACTCACCGGTGCCAGAGGAGATCATGGATTATTCTGGTTCAGTGCCCTCCTGTCCACTTTGAGCAGCCAGGGGCTCTTGGAAAACTCACAAACAAGGAACATTTTGAAAAGCTGGGATAGGATATAAACACAACTGCTTCCTGAGCTGTAATTTGAAAGCCACACCTCCGGTACAGCTTGCATCTTTCCTAACTTATCTCTGTGAGAGAACCGTGGCGCTTCCATTCGCCATGAGCCATTGGGACTCTCTGCACTAGTGTCACGACGTGggtgcatgcctgaagaagtgggctttgatccacaaaagttagCAGACtaggatttttttagtggtctaataaaggtatcactgaTCCAGGATTGTATTGTGTAAAGGCCACATAGCTGTCCTTGATTTCAGCTTTTCCCTTGATattgctgatcagttattgaCATCTGGTGGAAGACTTGCCGCTATCGCATGGAAGTATTGCAGAATAGTAATAGTTTTATGAGAGAATGGACACGTGAGGAATCTGAATTGCCATCAAGCTGTGCAGATTTTTTCCTGGAGGGTTTTGTTTCATTCAAGTCTGCTTCCTAGGGAACATGAGGGTGGGAACGTGTGGTGAAGAGCCGGAAACAAAATGCATCCCTACGCCATAAGGATATAGGTGTCAGTAGCTGTGGATCAGAGGGTTGGGGGCACCATACTGCTCAATGTCAGTTGTGGGGAAGCAGTCCTGGAGCTGGTCCTGTTGGTGGATTTCTCAGAAGCCTCTGTTTGGCCATTGCATAAAAACCAGCCTCAGGATTAGATAGGCCCTAAAAGGGTTTTCCTTGGCACAGGACAAGTCATTTCTGGAAACATGGGGGAACAGTGGATTATCTTTTAAACTCAGTTTTaactcttcccccctttttttgttttggtataaAAATACTCATATTTGAACATTGGGAATTAATTTTTGGCCACTTTGGGGGGGATTATTCCTATATTTTGCTGGTCTGTGCAGGTCCCTGTGGCGCATGAGGGCAGAAAGCACTCAGACTCCCTGAAATGTCCCATTTCTGTAACAGAAACTCGGAGGGTGTAACAGAGTGTGTTTCCCTCTTTGCTCCGTCATTATTTTGCAGTGTGGAATTAAGGAGAAGAGCTTATTTTTTTCAGACCAGGTGACAAGGTTTCCATGCAGTCCCATCCCCATGTACCTCCATTCCTTTTAAGAAAACTCAATTACTTTGTTTTTTTGGCATTGCTCACAAAACCTCACTTTTAAAACAGTTGTATGTCAGTGTTGTGTCTGATTTTGTTTTCACTGCTGTCTTTATGCTtagcgacaggatttcagccactctttcCCCGTCATTCTCCAGTACTTTTTTTGTCTTCTCGTTTCCTGTGTAACTTAGCCTGAGTATCTTGGCTGTCCTCCAGTGGTCTGAGCAAATATACATGGGATAATCACCTTTTCCCTCCATCTGTGTTAGGTTTGCCAAGGGTGTTGACCTTCTCCCAAGTCACTGAGTGCGCCTCATGGCTGCACAAGGGCATCATCATGCCCTTGTTTCCTTGGTCCGGTGCTTTCTTGCCACACAGGCTttgcttcctccttcctttcatgtggctttccttgtttgtttgtttatttgatttgtaccccgcccatctggtctataagaccactctaggtggcttacaccaAACACCAGCTCAAAGAGAGAGGGACTGATTCTTGTTATCTCCTTTTTTGAGCCCAACCTGGGTGTGATTAAGGGGGTAGTTTGCTTTACATAATTGATTTAAAATGCTTATAAGGTTGGGGTACTTTGTTCCCGTTGTGAACAGGACATGCATAAGATTATAACTGACATCAAAAATACATCATAGTTTGTCCAGTGTTTAAATCCTGTACCATAACCCTAGTCAGGCTCTGTGTCAGATGTTAATTTCCTTTAAGAATCAACTGCATGGAGTATATAACAGGTACCTTGTCGTGTATTTCGTTCTTGCTGCGTGCTTTTCTCAGAACATTTTTGTCGAGACAAGTGGGTGCATTTATGGCAATCAGAATCCCAACATTTTTATCCAGGAGTTCATAACTGGTCATAGCCTTGCGACTAGCACGATTTGCAAATGAAACTGCTTGTGCTGGAACGTAAAGTACTTTTTTCAGTTGAAGTCATCATTGCGGTCTCTTTTAATCtttaccttcttttttttttccttgctttttttttgcctCGTGCCAGGATGGTGTAGGTACTGCTTGTGTCCACTGATTTTCCAGCAGACATTTCTTATGCAAGGCACAGGACAATCAGCAAGCAGTCTTATGCAACCAGACAGAATCCGGGCACCTTCTTGTGGCTGGCTGTTCTTTCTATTTTGGAAAGCTAAGCTCTTTTGGACAGGGTGTTCCACTCTTCTACCAAATAGAAGATGAAGTCAGGGCATTTTGTGCTACTCAGagagtttgatttattttttgttgtgggGCCCCTGTTTACTCCTGTTTTTATTACTCAAGACATGTGTGGGTAAATAACTTCCTTTTGTGATACATTGTTAATGGTTAGCAAGCCTGTGTTTGAAGAAACTAGTCAGCTAACAGTTACTGTAGCAAAAAGTCCATGACAAttatttggctttatttttggaCTGTTATTTGCAAACAAATGTTAAGGTGGCTTCCTGTAATTGTATGTTTACATCACTTATTTTGCAGTGTAAATGAAACCGTTGGTGCAGAGGCGGAATTGTTTTTGAAGCTTGTTGGTTGTTGACCTGAAACTCACAAAAGATTTCCCTTTACTGCAAAGTTTTGTGATGTTGCATCTTTCTAGTTTGACTAATAGTGCATGTTGCATCTGAGTCCACAACAGATGGTGACAGCTGGATCTAGGCTGTTTACACAGCATTTTGAAACTACTCTGGTGGGATTCTTTTTGGTCTAATGCTTCTACTGTGCCTTTTGTTTTAACCCGAAGGAAAGATGGATGCAATAAATATTGTGTCTTCTTCATTTAGTTAACTGGGAACAACATGCTTCTGGTATTTTGCCATAGCAGTGGAAATCTATACTTCCCAAATAATACAGAATCACAGTGCTGCTCTCTGAGTTATGTAAAGGGGCATACTGTTTTGCTGTAAAAGCTGATGGTACACACTGAATCACATTCAAGATGTATGGATTCAGAGAGTGTCCACTCCACAGAGGAATTCAGTTTAAAGTTTGCACTGCCTTACAGAGATTTCAAAATACCCCAGTTGTAAGGAAGCTACAgtataaaatgttctcttttCCCATCTTAAATGATTGTGGTGAACAGTtcattaaagaaataataaattgtaTTAATTGCTATTGTAAGTACTGTAGTGTCATTTGGTAATCGTACGCGTATGTACCCATGGGCGTGTGTGTTAACAGCTATTAGTCATTGTGAGGTTAAAATAGTGTTAAAGAAATTATAGTCTTCAGTGGTGGGTAAGAATTGGGAAAAACAGATTACATAAGTTTCCTAACTGGTATCCATGGTTTGTCTGTCAAACCTGCCAGTGTGTCCAGAGTTACCAGACTTTGGTCTTGTCGCAGGACAGGCTTTCTTATATGATTTAGAAGTAACTGGCTGCTGCTGTGAGCAGAAATGCAAATGAAGGATTCCAGTGTAGGTTGTTGACAGCCTGAGTCCCAAAAATAATTAAAGCCCTACTGTCAGCTTGGTGGTGGGTTGTCTATAATTCATCCATAGCACCACCTTGGCTTATCTCAGCCTCACCCATGGTCTGCCATAAATGCACAGTTTGTTTCATTCCTGTTACAGCTTCGTTCCTTGGTTAGTGTAACAGAGCCGTGGAGTCAAGTGTAGTGACTGTTCAAACCACATTTTTCTTTGGTTGGAAATGTTTTTTAAGAAGTGGCTTAAAGATGCTAATCACTGAAACAGCTATCCAACGTGTTAACGATAAATAGTGTTGAGAAATTtgagggttttctctctctctgaatttatttatttgtttatttaacttacatgccgcccacactacccaaagatctctgggcagcttacaacaagttACTCAATCCATTCCTCCAGGGCTAAGCAGAAAAGAGTGTAAATTGTTCTAGGAAGTGCAATACATTTCTGAGATTGCAAAAGGCACTCAGCAAGCCACATTTGAAACAATTGCAAAACCACTGCATACCATTCTAAAATCCAAACAAGCATGTTTTAATCAACAGGTGTATATACGTAATGACTAAGTAGCAACAAAGTAAGAGTAGGTGTTCTTTTTTTCAATTGAAGGTACTTTGAAGATGATTTGGAAAAGGCAACTATTGTATTTATAAGAACCGCTAGTGGAACTTTTGCTTAATTTAATGTTCCCAATTTTGActcctgttttctcttcctttaCAGCCTGAAGATGCTCAGAGATTGATTTATTCCGGGAAGCTGTTGCAAGATGGCCTTACCTTGCAAGAAGTGCTCACTGAGGTATGTAATACCAGGTTCTGATACTGCTTTTGGTAAACATACGAAAGTGTTAGTTAAATGTAATCCAATGGAGCCTTCCTTGAAATTTCAATTTGCTTTATATTGCAGCAGGAGACGGTGCATGTTCTGCACCTGGTGTGCAATTCAAAGAATCTGCCAAAAAAGCAAGAAGATGATGCAAAGGTATTAATAAACCTACAGTCACCTAGATTTCAATTCTGTCTTTGCGTAGAGTATCAAATTAGGAGATATCATAGAAATTGGAATTCCTAGAATACTGTTGATTTAGAATGGCCTTAGAGGAGTTAGTGCAGTATTGTTATAAGACTCTGctgattttctgcccagaataTTTTTCCAGTCAAGCACCTCTAAAGGGGGCCTTGGGAAACTTACTGGTGGGATGGTTTGCAGGCATTTATCCCTGGTTTATTCTTCTTGATAAAAGCATACATGTGTTTGACTGAGGGAAGTGGGAAACTTGGGTTGGGTGTATTGTACAAACTAGCTTGCTAGGGGATGCAGGAGTTTAGGGCACTCAATGCTCAGGAGTCAGCTTTTCGCTTTCATTGGCCAAATGACTTGGGAGGGGGCATATTTATATTCGGGTTTGGGAAATAGACTCCAAAAGCAAGGCAGCCTTGGGTCGGCAGGCTGAGATTCATTCTCTGTTACCCTAAACCGGCATTCCCACAATAAATGATCACATGTTCATTCTGACACTGCTGTCTGTCGCACAGTTCCCACAAGCACACACCTGTATCTTCCCCATGCAGACGTACTGTTTCTCTTAGGTGGACCAGATACTCCTGGCTCCTGAGTGAGGAGGAAAAAGGCCACTTCTCCTCCTGCTACCCCTATTTAGCTCTCTGCCCCCATCCCCCCCTTGCCTCGCTTCACGGCGCCTGTCTTCCTCACTATGCTGTGGTGGCAACAggcctgccttgcctgcctgcttgccttgtCCTGTGTTCAGAGCAGTAGCAAGTTGCTCTGTGCACCTGGTGCCATTTTACAAAGGCCAGGAGAGTAGCTCGGTGAGGTGAGGCAAAGGTGAGGGGTGGTGGAGAGGGGCAGGCTGGCACGATGGTGTTGGGGGGGAGTGATGCTGTGCCAGGTGCAGGAGAGGAGGCggaaggaagggagagtggaAGATGAGGAGAGAAGCTCCAGTTAGGAGCTGCATTCTGGATGGGCTGGCTAACCGGCCTGCTCCTGTTGTTGTGGAAGAACACGTGGACCTCAGGAGTTCCAGGCTGAATGCAGGTGGAAGGATCTGCCCGAGGGGATGGAATGGAGGGGAGACAAAACCCCACATTCTCCAATGGCTGCTTAactgcccccccccgggcacaTTTTATTTGTCTTAACAGTGGGATGTTCTTAGGGAGACGCCTTGTTAAGCTCTAGCATTGAATGTGTTTCAGGATGCTGAAGCCGAGCGTCAGCGGGCAGCCTGCAACCCGGACCCACCAGCAGCACCTCCTTCTGGTCCTGCTTGGCATCGGGGAGGAATTTCCGGCCCCCAGCCACTGGCAGCCGGAAATGTGAGTGAAAGGTAGGCATGCTGCTTCCGAAAACATCCCACGGGTCCAGCTTGTGAGATGGATATCCTGTAGGAGGGCTTGTCCGGTCAGCTCTTGGTCCTTTTCAGAAGGCTGGAAGGGCAGAATGTTTGCCCTTGGAATGAGGTCATTTATTGATGTAATTCCTGGTTACACTTATATTCCCCCTTGCCACTTGTGTGCTCAAGGCATGCTGCTCATAGTTCTCTTCCTCCTCGCTTTTGTTTAACCACTTGACAAGGtcaggctgggggaaaaaacatgcCTGGCTCAAGGTTACGCTGTAAGTTTCAAGGTCAATTGGGGTTTTGAATCCAGAGGTGCCAAGTCCTAGTCAAACACTGCACCATACAGGCTGCTATTCCCCTTTTCACCCAGCACAGAGAAGGTTGTGCCTCTCCTCTCAGTCAAGAGTCCCAGAGGGAAGGATGAGAATTTGGTAGTTAATTTGGAACAGTTAATTTATTTGGATAGTTAATTTGGAATATTTCCGAAGCCCAGTGTATAGCTGAGATACAAGATCTTAAGTGATAGGAGGTTCACTTTAGGTTCTGAAAAGCCACAAAGAGGCAGTTCTGTATTTTGAATGAGCATGATTTCTCCAAgagttctctgttccttttttcttcttggtgATGGAAGGAGACCTCTGAGGAATTCCACAAAATTAGGGTGCAAAGGCTTAGGTGTAGCTTGCTGAGTGCATGATGCTCAGGCCCATCTTCATTCCTGAAGCCATTTTCTTCTGTAGAAACTTGATTGTAGTAAGGGCTTTTTCCTTCTGGTGTAAAATAGCAATAAAAGTGGAAATATGTAAGAAATCGCCTGCCTGGAAGAAACATCTACCTTGTTAATTGAAGGAGGAGAGGAATAAGATTGCTGTACAAGTTCTgatcaaatgtgtgtgtgtttttttttaacatgtgtcTCTCTGAAACAGTTCTCCACCAGCCCAGTATCCCTTCGAAGGCTTGGACGTTGGCTATACATCATATACGATGTACCGCATGCTGCAGTTGTGGTTTCATCAGATGTATGCGAGGCAGTATTATATGCAATAGTGAGTCATCTTTTTGTCGTTTTTCTTCATTCTTTACAAGGAGTTAAATGTGAAGTCCCCCTTGGCAAATACCAGCCACATGTTTGTGCTAGTGGTGGCCGTCTTTCCATGTCGGACTCTCAAGACAGATGTGTTGCAGCAGGGCTTTGTTCACTCATTGCATCACATCCAGTCGCAGTGACTTCATGGTGCATCTGCTGTAGGGCAGTAAAAACCTGTGGGGAGGCAAGCTTGCAAACTTGAAGAGCTTTGCTTTGcaaattgggttcccccccccttttgtgccCGTGTCAAGGCAAGGCAGCTTGCCTGTGCTTTCAGAGTGAACTCACTGCTGTTCTTTTGCACCTAGTATGGCTGCCAACGTGGCCTCTGGTGACGCCTCCTCAAGAAGACGCACGCAAGAGATCCCAGTGGCGGCCCCAGTGGCAGCTCCTGCTCCTCTTCCTGGTCCATTTCCTGCAGAAAACCAGCCGGCTGGGAATCAGAATGCTCCTCCAGGGAACCCAGGAGTCAATCAGAATCTACGGATGAATGCCCAAGGTGGGGctttgatggaggaggaggaggaaggaggaggaggccaccgcgactggctggactggctctACTCGGCAACTCTTTTCTACGTCTTCGTCAATCTTGTCTATTTCTACTCCAGCCTCAGCAGATTCCTGATGGTCATGGTCGGCACCCTTCTGATGTACCTGTAAGTGTGCTCAGAGCAGCCTGGTTTCTTATGATGTGATAATTTGGAGTGAGTTATTATTATAAGTTTTATTTATacgctgcatttctcccaacaagggacccaaagcagatcacaacattaaaatttacACAATTGAAAACACAATAAGCTAAATATTAAAGGATAAATTAAACCATATATGattttaaatgcaattaaaagattaaaacatgacaacctttaaaagattaaaattacccactaaaatggggttcagggattcagttataattgttaaaagcctgcctgtctttagcttttttcggataAATAACAGGCAAGGGACCCTCCTGATCTCCctagggagggcgttccatagcctgggagctgccccaGATAAGGCCCCCTCCtgtgtgtccccatcagctgtgcttgtgctggccaTGGGACCGAGAGGAGAGCCGCCTCTGCGGATCTTAATCATCAAGAAGGCACCTAAAGGGAGAGACAGTCCTTCAGGGAGCCTGGACAGAACCAAGCTGTATAGTTGTCTCACAGATGGCATTCCCATTTAATTCTTTGTTTTGCACCAGTAACGAATTAGGTTCACATCATTTGAAAATAGACATTGAGAAGATAACATCTTCGTTCAGCTTTAATGCCAAATAGCTGTTGAGCTTTTCGTGAATGAGCCTGGGCACCATGAGAAGGGAGAGCTAGGAAGCATCCTGTCCCCATTTTTAAATTGACCAGAGTGTGATAGATTCTCAAATGGAGGAGGACGTTCCCCTTAGCTCATGCTGGGATGTATTAATGCACCAGGATAATATTCTGACTTCCTTGAGTCTGCTGGAGTCTCTCTCACCACTTTGGATTTGCCATAACAGAAGAGGACAGAGGAATGGGAAATGTGCTGCCTCCGAACCAGGCCACCCAACTGGGCTGGCAGTCCACATTGTGGAAGGCTGAACCCTCACCCTGCCCTCTTGGTAACACAGGTGCTCTTGAAAGTCACAGCAGTGGATGCCAGGGAGTGCCTCCTCCTGCCCATCACCTGTGAAGCAAAGatgtgaaaagaaaatatttagaaatacaCTTACTGGgcgggagttgtagttcaagagtAACTTGTCATCTTTGCCATGATATACTGTGCACGGATTATGTGCAGAGTGTCGGCACCTCTCCCGTTCTTGGACATCAGGCAGAATCTATTAAGCCAAACAACTTAACAAGGGCAATTCCCTATCTTCTCCTGTGATTTCACTGTGTAACTGAccagataacattttaaaatcatccaGTGTAACCAAAACCCGTGGTATTTTTTTTCAGGCATCGCGTTGGATGGTTCCCTTTTAGTCCGAGGCCAGCTGGCCCTGCTCAGAATATCGTTCCTGTCCAAGCAGCTGTCAACCAAGATCAAAACAATAACTTGCAGGTATGTTCCGGGTGGGGAATGTTCTTGCGGTCAGTGGCCCCGTTTTCTGACTCTTTCATGGTGAATCTTGCAGCCTGAAGCATAGCCCATTTTCACTTAAAACCAAGGACCTCATTCTCAAAGAAGCTGGTTTTCTGGTTCATTCATCTTTTTCAATCATTTCATGCTTTATTAAAAATCTTGTGGTAATgtaaaaaaatatagaaatatcTTAAGGTAGGCAAATAGCATACATCACAATAAAATGCACACTCCAACAGGTAGGATCAAGTGTGATTGTTTTCGGTGTTAAGGGCCAGCTCTTAACTTGATGCAAAAATGAAGACTCACCAGGATTCCGGGTGGGAAGAAGCTCAGAATattaactctcttttttttcagtacAATTTTGTTCATGT carries:
- the HERPUD1 gene encoding homocysteine-responsive endoplasmic reticulum-resident ubiquitin-like domain member 1 protein, with the translated sequence MADVPSGRTEAGVVTLVVRSPSQRHRDILLPAQRRWTVGRLKAELRRLHPDAPPEDAQRLIYSGKLLQDGLTLQEVLTEQETVHVLHLVCNSKNLPKKQEDDAKDAEAERQRAACNPDPPAAPPSGPAWHRGGISGPQPLAAGNVSESSPPAQYPFEGLDVGYTSYTMYRMLQLWFHQMYARQYYMQYMAANVASGDASSRRRTQEIPVAAPVAAPAPLPGPFPAENQPAGNQNAPPGNPGVNQNLRMNAQGGALMEEEEEGGGGHRDWLDWLYSATLFYVFVNLVYFYSSLSRFLMVMVGTLLMYLHRVGWFPFSPRPAGPAQNIVPVQAAVNQDQNNNLQEDDVGGQEEMEVPDSAPESQPAAPSFMSTACLFFKTFFASLLPEVPPAVAD